A genomic segment from Leptolyngbya boryana PCC 6306 encodes:
- a CDS encoding gluconokinase → MNHFIGIDIGTTSTKAIVVNSIGEMKGLASREYPLLSPQPRFAEQDPNLIFSAVLESVREAIQRANLSSRDIAAIGCGSAMHSLIVMGADHFPLSQSITWADNRSVAQAAALKQSPHGIQIYRKTGTPLHPMSPLTKLLWMRECDPDRFNKAVKFISIKEYVLYQLFEQYVVDYSIAAATGLLNLKALNWDQEVLNLAQVRVDQLSQLVPTTHILQGMKPEYAAAMGLDPNVPVVVGSSDGVLANLGVGAIASDQLAITVGTSSAVRKVVSQPITDEQGRSFCYPLTEKYWVIGGASNNGGIVLRWFRDTFGQLEIEPEQDAYAHLIQLAESIPVGAEGLLFLPFLSGERAPYWNADARGVFFGMSLQHQRSHFVRAVLEGILFAAYSITTVLSDLTDASQTILASGGMTRSRIWRQMMADLFGIEVLAPEVYEASGFGGAVLAMYAVGEIVKLEAVQSMIRIHDRHLPNLERSQQYHKLFDRYQRLYYLLEPEFSTLD, encoded by the coding sequence ATGAATCATTTTATTGGAATTGATATCGGTACGACGAGCACAAAAGCGATCGTCGTTAATTCGATCGGCGAAATGAAAGGTCTTGCCAGTCGAGAGTACCCGTTGCTTTCCCCTCAACCGCGATTTGCTGAACAAGATCCCAACCTGATTTTTTCCGCAGTTCTAGAATCAGTTCGAGAAGCAATTCAGCGCGCCAATTTATCTAGCCGCGACATTGCGGCGATTGGGTGCGGGTCTGCCATGCATAGTCTGATTGTCATGGGTGCAGATCATTTTCCCCTGAGTCAGAGCATCACTTGGGCAGACAATCGCAGTGTGGCACAAGCCGCAGCATTAAAGCAAAGCCCACATGGAATTCAGATCTACAGAAAGACAGGCACACCGCTGCATCCGATGTCGCCTTTAACCAAGTTGCTGTGGATGCGAGAATGTGACCCCGATCGCTTTAACAAAGCAGTGAAGTTTATCTCGATTAAAGAATACGTCCTGTATCAGTTGTTTGAACAATATGTGGTTGATTACTCGATCGCAGCGGCAACCGGATTGCTCAATCTCAAAGCTTTGAACTGGGATCAAGAAGTGCTTAACCTCGCTCAAGTGCGGGTCGATCAACTGAGCCAGTTAGTTCCAACCACTCATATTCTGCAAGGCATGAAGCCTGAATATGCAGCAGCAATGGGACTCGATCCGAACGTTCCGGTTGTCGTTGGATCAAGCGATGGTGTACTTGCAAATTTAGGAGTCGGCGCGATCGCATCGGATCAGTTAGCGATCACCGTTGGAACCAGTAGCGCCGTCCGAAAAGTTGTCTCTCAGCCAATTACCGACGAGCAAGGTCGCAGCTTCTGCTATCCCTTAACTGAGAAATACTGGGTGATTGGTGGAGCTTCTAACAATGGTGGGATTGTTCTGCGATGGTTCCGCGATACCTTTGGACAGCTTGAAATCGAACCCGAGCAAGACGCTTATGCACACTTAATTCAGCTTGCCGAATCTATTCCAGTCGGAGCAGAGGGATTACTGTTTTTGCCGTTTCTGTCTGGAGAACGCGCGCCCTACTGGAATGCAGATGCACGGGGGGTATTTTTTGGCATGTCTTTGCAACATCAGCGATCGCACTTTGTTCGAGCCGTTTTAGAAGGGATTTTGTTTGCAGCGTATAGTATTACAACTGTGTTGAGTGACTTGACTGACGCGAGTCAGACTATTTTGGCATCCGGTGGAATGACACGATCGCGCATTTGGCGGCAGATGATGGCGGATTTATTTGGGATAGAAGTTCTTGCACCTGAAGTCTATGAGGCAAGCGGATTCGGCGGAGCAGTACTTGCAATGTATGCAGTTGGGGAAATCGTCAAACTCGAAGCTGTACAGTCGATGATTCGGATTCACGATCGACATCTGCCAAACTTAGAGCGATCGCAGCAATATCACAAGTTATTCGATCGTTACCAACGGCTTTACTATCTGCTAGAACCAGAATTTTCTACTCTAGATTGA
- a CDS encoding SEC-C metal-binding domain-containing protein yields the protein MRETVRKESEIFSELAEICATPGYVHVIAYLCYKNNLIQYVDTLTPEDVLYQSSGDICVRTEISTLIGLACKKRLNIDLPLPEVMQRCIDKTNSLLQEIHQSMMQLEYIFDSSKVGEQDFNPFRNGLVLREPIFYGGESAYDFQYIDLSKIKYEKDNDWFLKNKRFSTQQLIDVVMSIQLLQNNKANNLLQELSNENPDKWTFLPVFKFTAKEVSDISNIEIDIVRLLIESFVSPIGMDEFNSLDDFNPKNAYPIIQLSEDEYLLFQLYSLTQALYETPFFWFNDDAAYRAAAMQHRGEFTENFSVERLKLVFGEDRVFSNIDIYDSKRKVGEIDVLVTFADRAIILQAKSKKLTIASRKGNDNSLQSDFKKAIQDAYDQAFSCAELLNEKKYRLVGKSGNELNINREYREIYPFCVVSEHYPALSFQVRQFLTFQQTKNIKPPFVMDVFLLDVMTEMLQSPLHFLSYVNRRVAYGEKIHSTHELTILSYHLKNNLWVDNKYTMLTLADDIPVDLDIAMQARRNGVLGAAIPEGILTKYRGTAFDQIIRGIEQLEHSAIINLGFTLLSLSENTIEMINDGIAELIKRGRKDGQHHDLTLVMSEETSGLTIHCNDYHESISGPHLESHCEQRKYAHKASSWFGICIGQKVPRLRFGVNKEYDWVQSNEMDELVRDLPKPQNLKRKNKINFAPTTKQSKKIGRNEKCPCGSGKKYKKCCLKQEWRV from the coding sequence GTGAGGGAGACAGTCAGAAAAGAATCCGAGATTTTTTCAGAGCTAGCTGAAATATGCGCTACTCCAGGATATGTTCATGTAATTGCGTACCTTTGCTATAAGAACAACCTAATTCAATATGTTGATACATTAACTCCAGAGGACGTGCTTTATCAGTCCTCTGGGGATATTTGCGTGAGAACTGAAATATCAACTCTTATAGGGCTTGCTTGCAAAAAGCGACTAAACATTGACTTACCATTGCCTGAAGTAATGCAAAGATGCATTGACAAAACTAATTCTTTGTTGCAAGAAATTCATCAGTCTATGATGCAGCTAGAATACATATTTGATTCAAGTAAAGTTGGCGAGCAGGATTTCAATCCCTTTAGAAATGGCTTAGTCTTGCGGGAACCGATTTTTTACGGCGGAGAGAGTGCCTATGATTTTCAATATATAGACCTTTCAAAGATAAAATACGAAAAGGATAATGATTGGTTCTTAAAGAATAAGAGATTTTCTACTCAGCAACTTATTGATGTTGTGATGTCAATACAGTTGCTACAAAACAATAAGGCTAATAACTTACTCCAAGAACTCTCTAATGAAAATCCTGACAAATGGACCTTTCTTCCAGTATTTAAGTTTACAGCTAAAGAAGTTAGTGACATTTCAAATATTGAAATTGATATTGTAAGGCTTCTCATCGAATCATTTGTGTCACCCATTGGCATGGATGAATTCAACTCTCTAGATGACTTTAACCCCAAAAACGCCTATCCGATTATTCAGCTTTCAGAGGATGAGTATTTACTATTTCAGCTCTATAGTTTGACACAGGCACTATATGAAACACCATTTTTCTGGTTTAACGATGATGCAGCTTATCGTGCGGCGGCGATGCAGCATAGGGGTGAGTTTACTGAAAACTTTTCTGTTGAGAGATTGAAGCTTGTATTTGGCGAGGATCGCGTATTTTCGAATATTGACATCTATGATTCTAAACGCAAGGTTGGTGAAATTGATGTATTAGTTACTTTTGCAGACAGAGCAATAATTTTACAAGCGAAATCAAAGAAGCTGACTATTGCTTCACGCAAGGGTAACGATAACAGTTTGCAGTCTGATTTTAAGAAAGCTATTCAAGATGCTTACGATCAGGCTTTTTCATGTGCCGAGCTATTAAACGAAAAAAAATACAGGCTTGTTGGCAAGAGTGGAAACGAGCTAAATATTAATCGAGAGTATAGAGAAATTTATCCTTTTTGTGTAGTTTCTGAGCACTATCCAGCTCTTTCATTCCAAGTAAGGCAATTTTTAACTTTTCAGCAAACCAAAAATATAAAACCTCCCTTTGTAATGGATGTTTTTTTGCTTGATGTAATGACAGAAATGTTACAGTCTCCCTTACATTTCTTGAGCTATGTAAATAGGCGGGTAGCTTACGGTGAAAAGATCCATTCTACTCATGAGCTAACCATTCTTTCTTATCATTTGAAGAATAATTTGTGGGTAGATAATAAATATACAATGCTGACACTTGCGGATGATATACCCGTTGATCTTGATATTGCGATGCAAGCAAGACGAAATGGCGTTTTAGGCGCAGCTATTCCAGAAGGGATTTTAACAAAATACAGAGGGACGGCATTTGATCAAATAATAAGAGGTATAGAACAGCTTGAGCACTCCGCAATAATTAATCTTGGATTTACATTACTCTCACTGAGTGAAAATACTATTGAAATGATAAATGATGGTATCGCTGAATTAATTAAGCGAGGCAGAAAGGATGGGCAGCATCATGATCTAACTCTTGTTATGAGTGAAGAGACATCAGGTTTGACTATTCATTGCAACGATTACCACGAATCTATATCTGGACCTCATTTAGAAAGTCACTGTGAACAAAGAAAGTATGCACATAAAGCAAGTTCATGGTTTGGAATTTGTATTGGGCAAAAAGTTCCAAGGCTAAGGTTTGGCGTAAATAAAGAATATGACTGGGTTCAGTCCAATGAAATGGATGAATTAGTGCGAGATTTGCCCAAGCCCCAAAACCTTAAGAGGAAAAATAAGATTAATTTCGCCCCTACGACTAAACAATCGAAGAAAATAGGGCGTAATGAAAAATGCCCATGCGGTAGCGGCAAAAAATATAAGAAGTGCTGCCTGAAACAAGAATGGAGAGTGTGA
- a CDS encoding metallophosphoesterase, translated as MRTIVVGDIHGCYRELLRLLEKVQLADEDCLISLGDIVDRGPDSVKVYDFLRNRPNTIVLMGNHERKHLKQTLSYSQEIVKLQFGDRYTEFLDWIRLFPYYYETPEAILVHAAVENGIDIAQQREEVLCGCTAGERYLERQYGQAYWTQFYRGVKPVIFGHHVVENRPLVVEQKAYGIDTGACHGGRLTALILPSFEIVQVQAAKDYWREEIVKWQLPVLKAKPWKTYKWEKIKAMCEENRNSSIPDLAAFTIQKERWMSNLLALSTIAIPKIEQQLATLIAQYGVDDFKKQACHFSYAPLLYKANSSQLTLEFLKQTLPTPERWLQVMADLGIDIDTSI; from the coding sequence ATGCGGACAATCGTAGTCGGCGATATTCATGGTTGTTATCGAGAACTTTTGCGGTTGCTTGAGAAAGTGCAACTGGCGGATGAGGACTGTCTCATTTCACTAGGAGATATCGTCGATCGCGGTCCTGATTCTGTCAAAGTGTATGATTTTCTCAGAAATCGCCCGAATACGATCGTCTTGATGGGCAATCATGAGCGTAAGCATCTGAAACAAACGTTGTCCTATTCTCAAGAGATTGTCAAATTGCAGTTCGGCGATCGCTATACGGAGTTTCTAGACTGGATTCGCCTGTTTCCCTACTATTACGAAACGCCTGAAGCGATTCTAGTTCATGCTGCGGTCGAAAATGGTATCGACATTGCACAGCAACGAGAAGAGGTACTGTGTGGCTGCACAGCAGGTGAGAGGTATCTAGAAAGGCAGTACGGTCAAGCCTATTGGACTCAGTTTTATCGGGGCGTAAAGCCTGTGATTTTTGGTCACCACGTGGTCGAAAATCGTCCTTTGGTCGTTGAGCAGAAAGCCTATGGGATTGATACCGGAGCGTGTCATGGGGGACGATTAACAGCACTGATTTTACCGAGCTTTGAGATTGTCCAGGTTCAAGCTGCAAAAGATTATTGGCGTGAGGAAATTGTCAAATGGCAATTACCTGTGCTGAAAGCCAAGCCTTGGAAAACGTATAAGTGGGAAAAGATCAAGGCAATGTGTGAGGAGAATCGCAATTCTTCGATTCCAGACCTGGCTGCGTTTACGATTCAGAAGGAGCGATGGATGAGCAACTTACTGGCTTTATCGACGATCGCAATTCCGAAAATCGAACAGCAACTGGCAACTTTAATTGCACAGTATGGGGTAGATGATTTCAAGAAGCAAGCCTGCCATTTCAGCTATGCTCCTTTGTTGTATAAGGCAAATTCCAGCCAACTCACGCTTGAATTTCTCAAACAAACTCTTCCGACCCCTGAGCGATGGCTTCAGGTGATGGCTGATCTCGGCATTGATATAGATACCTCAATCTAG
- a CDS encoding site-specific integrase — protein MPSAKSFKPIDNNGSIAVRFTYPKGQRRTIPLGGRYGDPESMNLAQKVCDRIYRDIVAGEFDFTETRYRNVIERTQADRRKREELDRLKQVRDEESKRLAQEAEKSRRSEKEPSSWEKSIKRLEGINAAIERDRKQKQEKENPHFLPLWDEWVKSLELPARTKEKHYDAIRRMAEKSGNPRLTELEWFTKAELKHTTFNQRRSYLVKFERWVLESRGINPKFNLKSRKAEEFEEDEEPFTREEMKAILDAFRKDSFCPKKSAFKHSHYADYVEFCILTASRPQEAIGLRWKDIDFAHHRLIISTVLARQDKGARKRKELKAGNIKVLPLKGRLLEILETRKPENVEPESLVFPGTKGKPIDDTNFRDRQWIPILNGLKIEYRRFYNIRHSVLTAVVKETGNLMEAAKLAGHKNLRMVQERYGHLVGDTQAFEL, from the coding sequence ATGCCATCTGCAAAGTCATTCAAACCGATCGATAACAATGGATCGATCGCTGTCAGATTCACCTATCCCAAAGGTCAACGCCGCACGATCCCTTTAGGTGGCAGATATGGCGACCCAGAATCTATGAATCTTGCTCAAAAGGTCTGTGATCGCATTTATCGGGATATTGTTGCAGGCGAATTTGATTTTACAGAGACACGTTACAGGAACGTTATTGAACGTACTCAAGCAGACAGACGGAAGCGAGAGGAGTTAGATAGACTTAAGCAAGTGCGAGATGAAGAATCCAAAAGGCTAGCGCAAGAAGCAGAGAAATCCAGAAGGTCTGAGAAGGAACCCAGTTCTTGGGAGAAATCAATCAAGAGACTGGAAGGTATCAATGCCGCAATTGAAAGAGACAGAAAGCAGAAGCAAGAAAAGGAGAATCCTCACTTTCTGCCTCTGTGGGATGAGTGGGTTAAATCTCTAGAACTACCCGCTAGAACGAAAGAGAAGCACTATGATGCTATTCGTAGAATGGCTGAGAAGTCAGGAAATCCTAGACTAACTGAATTGGAGTGGTTTACAAAAGCCGAACTGAAACATACAACATTTAACCAGAGACGATCCTACCTCGTTAAGTTTGAAAGATGGGTTTTAGAGTCCAGAGGTATCAATCCCAAGTTCAATCTGAAGAGTAGGAAAGCTGAAGAGTTTGAGGAAGACGAAGAACCATTTACTAGAGAAGAGATGAAAGCTATTTTAGATGCTTTCAGAAAAGATTCTTTCTGTCCTAAGAAATCTGCATTCAAACATTCTCATTACGCTGATTACGTGGAATTCTGCATCTTGACAGCATCTAGACCACAAGAAGCGATCGGTCTTCGGTGGAAAGATATAGACTTTGCTCACCATAGATTAATTATTTCTACAGTGCTAGCTAGACAGGATAAAGGTGCAAGAAAAAGAAAAGAGCTTAAAGCAGGAAATATCAAAGTCTTACCATTAAAAGGCAGATTACTAGAGATTCTAGAGACTAGAAAACCTGAGAATGTCGAGCCTGAGTCTTTAGTTTTTCCTGGTACTAAAGGGAAACCCATTGATGATACAAATTTCAGAGATAGGCAATGGATTCCCATTTTGAATGGCTTGAAAATTGAATATCGACGATTTTATAACATTCGTCATTCCGTCTTAACCGCAGTGGTGAAAGAGACAGGAAACCTTATGGAAGCAGCTAAGCTTGCAGGACACAAAAATCTAAGAATGGTTCAAGAAAGATATGGTCATCTTGTTGGAGATACCCAAGCTTTTGAACTCTAG